The Myroides fluvii region CAGACAAATACCAGTAGAATTATGACAACGAATAGTAAACATAAAGTAGTGTATCTACCGCTAGAGCAAGTTCACAGTGAACATTGTGCTTTAATTGTAGAAAAGGGGTTAGCGCAAGTTAAAGGCATAGCGTCACCTCGGGTTGAACTCAACAATGAACGAGTGGCGATTTCAATTGCCGATTCTGAAACTATAGGGCAAGCGGTAAAAAAAGTACGCGATTTGGGCTATGCTGTACCCACAGTTAAGCAAACCTTTCCTGTTTTAGGTATGACCTGTGCTTCTTGTGCGGGAAGCGCAGAGAGTATTGTCAGTTTTGAAGAAGGAGTAGTAAGTGCTTCGGTTAATTTTGCAACAGGGAATTTAACCGTAGAGTATTTACCTACCTTGACTAGTGCCACTCAACTGCAAAAAGCCGTACAAGGTGCTGGATATGACTTATTACTTGTAGATGAAACAAAACAACAAGAATCATTAGAAGCTATCCACGCAGAAAAATTCAAACAACTAAAAAGGAAAACATTTGGTGCGGTTATTCTTTCGATTCCAGTCGTCGTTATTGGAATGTTTTTTATGGATATGCCTTACGGGAATGAGATTATGTGGTTGTTTTCCACCCCAGTTTTGTTGTACTTCGGAAAGGATTTCTTTGTAAATGCATGGAAGCAAACGAAAAATCGATCTGCCAACATGGATACGCTAGTTGCATTGAGTACAGGGATTGCTTATGTCTTCAGTGTATTCAATATGCTTTTTTCAGATTTTTGGGCACGTCGTGGATTAGAAGCACACGTTTATTTTGAAGCCGCAGCGGTAATTATTGCCTTTATTTTACTCGGAAAATTATTAGAAGAAAAAGCGAAGGGAAATACGTCTTCTGCGATTAAGAAACTAATGGGACTTCAGCCCAAAACGGTATTGGTTGTTCAGGCAGATGGAACAGAAAAACAAATTCCAATTGAAGAAATAGAGGTTGGCGCTGTATTGGTTGTCAAACCAGGAGAGAAAATTGCTGTGGATGGCATGGTGCTTTCAGGTAATTCATACGTCGATGAAAGTATGTTGAGTGGAGAGCCTGTACCCGTATTGAAAAAAGAAGGAGAAAAAGTATTTGCAGGAACGATTAACCAGAAGGGAAGCTTCCAATTTGAAGCAGTAAAAGTGGGGAAAGAAACCATGTTAGCACAGATTATTCGCATGGTACAAGATGCCCAAGGAAGTAAAGCACCCGTGCAAAAACTCGTAGATAAAATTGCGGGAATATTCGTGCCTATCGTTATCGGAATTGCGGTAGTAACCTTTGTTTTATGGTTCATTCTCGGCGGTGAACACGGTGTGGTTCAAGGGTTATTAGCAGCTGTAACGGTTTTGGTAATTGCTTGTCCATGCGCCTTGGGATTAGCAACGCCTACAGCAATTATGGTTGGAGTAGGTAAAGGAGCGGAAAATGGAATCTTGATTAAAGATGCAGAGAGCTTAGAATTGGCTAAAGGCATTTCGGCAATTGTATTAGATAAAACGGGAACCATTACAGAAGGAAAACCTCAAGTAACTGGGATGAAATGGTTCAATGACAAGGATACGAGAAAAGATGTTTTACTCCGTATTGAAAAACAATCCGAACATCCGTTAGCAGAAGCTGTAGTTACCTATTTAAAAACGGAAGAACAGACTGAAATTACAGCTTTTGAGAGCATAACAGGAAAAGGAGCAAAAGCCGAATATCAGGGAGAAACATATTTTGTCGGAAATAAAAAATTACTGAACGAAAATCAAATTACTATTCCTGCCGTATTGCAACAACAAGCGGATCAATGGGGAAGAGCGTCTAAAACAGTAGTGTGGTTCTCTGATAGTAAGCAAGCATTAGCCGTGATTGCAATTTCGGATCAAATCAAACAAACATCAGTTCAGGCAATCCAAGAGCTTCAAGCCATGGGCATTCAGTTGTATATGCTCACTGGAGATAACGAAGCAACAGCAAAAGCAATTGCGGAACAAACGGGTATTCAACAGTATAAGGCAGAGGTCTTGCCACAAGATAAAGCGGATTTTGTCAAAAAACTACAACAAGAAGGAAAAGTAGTGGCCATGGTGGGAGATGGAATTAACGACAGTACGGCTTTAGCAACAGCTGATGTCAGTATTGCCATGGGAAAAGGGAGTGATATCGCCATGGATGTAGCCAAAATGACCATTATTTCTTCGGATTTAACAAAGATTCCACAGGCGATTCGCTTGTCCAAACAAACGGTAAATACCATCAAGCAAAACTTATTCTGGGCGTTTATCTATAATTTGATTGGAATTCCCATTGCAGCAGGTATTTTATATTCTGTCAATGGATTTCTGTTGAATCCCATGATTGCAGGAGCTGCTATGGCACTGAGTAGTGTGAGTGTAGTGAGTAATAGCTTGCGCTTAAAATGGAAGAAGTGATTAGTCCTTAAAAACCGATACAGGATTGATAATTTTAAATTATAAAATATAACAGTAGTAGACTTTAGTTTGCTACTGTTTTTTTATAGCCTAACGAGGTCTCACCACCCCATCTTATCTTAATTAACAGTGTGTTTCATTAAAGGAAGTCGGAGCTCATAAGAAGTTAAGGGCTAGTTTTTACACAGTTAATATACAGTGACTTCGGTGTTTGTTTGGAAAATACGGGTTTTAGTGAGTGAGCATCGAACAAAACCTGACTAAACCCAAAGCAAACGCGAAATGAATTTTGAATAAACACAGTGAAATAAAAGGAAGATTAAAACAGCAAATACCGAGAGGTCGTTTGGTTTGGAGTTCGAGTTTTACGCGACTAAAATACAGATGAAGGGAGAGAAATCGAGAAATTTCACAAAAGATAGGAAGAATAATATAACAGATTATAAGACGAAAAGGGAGAATTTTGTTGTAGTAATAATCATTAAAATAAGATATAAAATGAGTCATATCAATAATCAATTCAAGACCAATTTAAATTGTTCAAGTTGTGTCGGAAAAGTAACTGCTGATTTAAACGAAGCTGTAGGAGAAGGTCAATGGACGGTAGATACTTCGGTAAACGATAAAATTTTAACCGTGAAAAACGATATAGTAACAGCTGAGGAAGTAGTGAACATCATCAAGAAAAAAGGCTTTAAAGCAGAAAGTTTATACTAGCGGTGAGGTGATGAGATGTTGTTTGTTGTGAAGTTGGGAGTTCAAAAATCGACAAACAAAAAAACAACAAACAAAAAACAAAAAAATAGTTGTAGATTCAAATTAAATTGTAAATTTGCATGCTTAATAAATAAGTATAACCCAAAAGTTATTTGACGTTTACACCTTTCTTGAGAACAGGAAGCTTCGAAATAGAGAATAGCTCAAATTTTTAAAACAGATTTATCATGAAAAAAGGTATTCACCCAGAAAATTACAGATTAGTAGCATTTAAAGATATGTCAAATGATGACGTATTCATTACAAAATCAACAGTTGATACAAAAGAAACAATTGAGGTTGATGGAGTAGAATACCCAGTGTTCAAAATGGAGATCTCTCGTACATCTCACCCTTTCTACACAGGTAAATCTAAACTTATTGATACTGCAGGACGTATCGATAAATTCAAAAACAAATATGCTAAATTCAACAAATAGTCTGAATTTATTCAAGATAACGAAAACCTTCCAAGTCATTGGAAGGTTTTTTTTTGTTTATATCTGCTTGAAAAATGCTATTTTTTGGGGAGATTCGATTAACTTTGACTAATCTATGAACCGATATTTAGTGTTATGAATTATATTTTATTTGACGGAGAGGTAAGAAATGCCTTATTGCCTTTTACTTTTACAAGACCCGTAGCTGATATACGCGTAGGAATTTTAACCATCCGCGAGAAATGGGAGAAATATTTGGGATATACAACTACTACAGTAACCGAGGAATATTTAGAAGCAAAGTATCCGATGGTGGAAGCGGCACAAAATATCATGATTAACAGTGCCTTTTTGCCTAATGAACAATTGGTAGAACTAATTCAAGCCTTACAACCCAATCAAGCCGTTGCATACCAGGATGATATTGTGGCTTTCTTTACGGAAGAAGAACAAGAGGAAATTGATTTTGATGCGTATGAAATTTTAGATTTTTCAGAGTCGCTAATCAAGATTGAGCATACTTGGGATATTTTTCAATACAATGACGTAGCTATTCGCCAAGATTATGCATTGTTGACAGAAGATCGCATTTCAGAATCTATTCCTTCAACGGTTCAAGTACTTGGTCGAGAACATGTGTTTATTGAAGAAGGTGCCGTATTGAATTTTGTTACCTTAAATGCGACTACTGGGCCTATTTACATCGGTAGAAATACGGAAATCATGGAAGGGGCGATTATTCGCGGACCTTTTGCTTTATGTGAAGGGGCTCAAGTGAAAATGGGAGCTAAAATTTATGGAGCAACAACAATCGGACCTGAGTGTCGAGTAGGTGGGGAAGTGAGTAATTCAGTACTCTTCGGCTATTCCAATAAAGGTCACGATGGTTTCTTGGGAAATTCAGTATTGGGCGAATGGTGTAACCTCGGTGCAGATACGAATAATTCAAACTTGAAAAATAATTATGCACCCGTAAAATTGTGGAATTACGAAACAAATACCACTGAAAATACAGGCTTGCAGTTTTGTGGATTGATGATGGGCGATCACAGTAAAAGTGGAATCAATACCATGTTTAATACCGGAACCGTAGTTGGGGTGGCTTGTAGTATTTTTGGAGGAGGTTTTCCAAAGACGTTTTTACCAAGCTTTACTTGGGGAGGAAAAGATTTGGACGATGTATACGATGTGGATAAAGCAATCAAAACCATGCAAATCGTGATGAGTCGCCGCCATATTGAATGGACAGCAGTGGAAGAAAATATCATTCGCCATTTAGCTGAAGAAAATAAACTAGAACGCTTTCAAGCAAAACTGGCTTATTAGAAAGAAGAAAGGGGAGAGAAGTAAATTTTTTAGGTAAAAGAATAAGATAATAAATACACAAAACCACCTCTAAATGGGTGGTTTTGTGTGTTTTGTGACGCTTTGAGTTTGAGAAAGAAAAACTCATGGGAAATTGACACAAAAACACAAAAGACAAAGAATGAACGTCCCTAAATAGGATTAACCATTTTTAAATGAAAATATACGGTAACACAAAAAGCAAAAACACAAAAGGCAAAGAATGAGCGTTCCTAAATAGGATTGGCCATTTTTAAATGAAAATATACGGAAACACAAAAAAGCAAAAACACAAAAGGCAAAGAATGAGCGTTCCTAAATAGGATTGGCCATTTTTAAATGAAAATATACGGAAACACAAAAAGCAAAAACACAAAAGGCAAAGAATGAGCGTTCCTAAATAGGATTGGCCATTTTTAAATGAAAATATACGGAAACACAAAAAAGCAAAAACACAAAAGGCAAAGAATGAGCGTTCCTAAATAGGATTGGCCATTTTTAAATGAAAATATACGGAAACACAAAAAGCAAAAATACAAAAGGCAAAGAATAAATATTTCTAAATATTGAAAATTCACTCCTTTCCTCTCTCCCCTCTCTTCTTTCTAATAATACGAAACCGTTTGCGGTCTGTCGTAGTTGAAGTTAGGTAAATCCATGTTGTATTGTACAGAATTGGCGCGGAACACACTATTTCCTGAATCGGGCATCGTTGGATAAAACACCAAAGAAACTGTTACTTTACTAAATACGAGGTAATCGTTATTGGCTACTAGACCTAAACTAAAGCGAGAGTACAGTTTTGGATCGAGTAAGCGGTTGCTACTATCACCAATAAAGGCACCTTCAAAGCTAAAATACGGATTGAAGCGGAATCCTTTCCACTCATAAGGGGCGTAGGATTGCCATTGATAAGCCAGGGAAAGTCGCTTTGTTCCTGTAATCTTTTGGGCTCGTATGCCTTGAATGATCCCTTCTATTTTTAATTCATCTCCAATGTGGTCGTAGCGGTGTGATCCGATGACTAGCTGTGGAACGAAGAAATGTCGGAATCTCCAGTTTCCCAATACAAAAAGTCGGGTAAAATAGGTCCCTTCCAATCGGAAAGCTCCTTGTTCTGTTTTTCCGCCGTGAAAGTGGCTCCCCCATTCGATATTACCAGCAAAATATCCCAATTTAGTATAGCCTCCCATGGCAAATCGCGCACCAAAATAAGCGCGTCTCTTGTTGTACTTATCGCGCATCCCTCCAGTTAAGGCTAGTGTCTTACCTACCTGAACGTCTTCAATGATGTCGTAGTTGAAAATAAAGCGATCTTGAATATAATTCGTTGAGCTTAAACTAACAGATGCTAAATATAAACGCTGATCACGGTAGTAATCATATGGATCGTATTCCTTTCCCGGTGTCGTGTGGTAGTTTTCTTTGACAAAGCGAAGCGAGGTGCGCAAATTCGTTATAATAGGACTCTTAGTCGCTACAGGGATAGAATAGCCCGCCCAATAGTCATACGTATTGTATTTGATAGATTCCAAGCTGTATTTCATGTTTTGATCAGGGAGTGAATCTCGTCTAAAACGCTGTTGTGCGCTAGCACCTCCAGCCCATTTCGCATAAGGAGAATAGAACGGACGATTGAGGGATATTCCCTTGACATAATTGCCCCACGGGTCTTGGTTAAACAAAATATTGGAGCGAATAAAGGTATTTTGAATGTTATTGACAGAATAGCTAAAATATGCCCCCTGTTTGTCTTCCTTAAAACGCGTAACGTATTGTAGGGTCACATCATGTCCAAACCCACCAAAGTTTCGATCCGTTAATTTAATGCGCATAGAAGAGGTAGAAATAGATCCACTAGGGTATATCGTCCACGAGTCTAACTCTCGGATAGCAATATCAACTGAATCTGGAGAAGTGGTCGGAACTGCCGTTATCATTACGCGGCGAACATAGCGTTGTGTACGAATCAAACGCTCCGATTCTTTGACTTTTAACGAGTCAAAAACATCGCCTTCTGTAAAGAGTAAAAAGTTGCGTATCGTGAATTTCTTCGTTTTCAAGTGCGCGCGATTCCCCCAGATCTCCAATGATTTTGTCGGTTTTTTGAGCGTGTCTTTTTCCG contains the following coding sequences:
- a CDS encoding type B 50S ribosomal protein L31, whose amino-acid sequence is MKKGIHPENYRLVAFKDMSNDDVFITKSTVDTKETIEVDGVEYPVFKMEISRTSHPFYTGKSKLIDTAGRIDKFKNKYAKFNK
- a CDS encoding BamA/TamA family outer membrane protein, with translation MLRFIYFLIFACLMVQFTSAQVRPILKVDTVVPKFDSIYSNKLPFQVEKDTTQIFSNLKEKNKGSKVGRLFNRLVYKSNKRLVAHAPEIQINRHLDQGEGKIIRNINITTLDPFGYSEKDTLKKPTKSLEIWGNRAHLKTKKFTIRNFLLFTEGDVFDSLKVKESERLIRTQRYVRRVMITAVPTTSPDSVDIAIRELDSWTIYPSGSISTSSMRIKLTDRNFGGFGHDVTLQYVTRFKEDKQGAYFSYSVNNIQNTFIRSNILFNQDPWGNYVKGISLNRPFYSPYAKWAGGASAQQRFRRDSLPDQNMKYSLESIKYNTYDYWAGYSIPVATKSPIITNLRTSLRFVKENYHTTPGKEYDPYDYYRDQRLYLASVSLSSTNYIQDRFIFNYDIIEDVQVGKTLALTGGMRDKYNKRRAYFGARFAMGGYTKLGYFAGNIEWGSHFHGGKTEQGAFRLEGTYFTRLFVLGNWRFRHFFVPQLVIGSHRYDHIGDELKIEGIIQGIRAQKITGTKRLSLAYQWQSYAPYEWKGFRFNPYFSFEGAFIGDSSNRLLDPKLYSRFSLGLVANNDYLVFSKVTVSLVFYPTMPDSGNSVFRANSVQYNMDLPNFNYDRPQTVSYY
- a CDS encoding heavy metal translocating P-type ATPase, with the translated sequence MTTNSKHKVVYLPLEQVHSEHCALIVEKGLAQVKGIASPRVELNNERVAISIADSETIGQAVKKVRDLGYAVPTVKQTFPVLGMTCASCAGSAESIVSFEEGVVSASVNFATGNLTVEYLPTLTSATQLQKAVQGAGYDLLLVDETKQQESLEAIHAEKFKQLKRKTFGAVILSIPVVVIGMFFMDMPYGNEIMWLFSTPVLLYFGKDFFVNAWKQTKNRSANMDTLVALSTGIAYVFSVFNMLFSDFWARRGLEAHVYFEAAAVIIAFILLGKLLEEKAKGNTSSAIKKLMGLQPKTVLVVQADGTEKQIPIEEIEVGAVLVVKPGEKIAVDGMVLSGNSYVDESMLSGEPVPVLKKEGEKVFAGTINQKGSFQFEAVKVGKETMLAQIIRMVQDAQGSKAPVQKLVDKIAGIFVPIVIGIAVVTFVLWFILGGEHGVVQGLLAAVTVLVIACPCALGLATPTAIMVGVGKGAENGILIKDAESLELAKGISAIVLDKTGTITEGKPQVTGMKWFNDKDTRKDVLLRIEKQSEHPLAEAVVTYLKTEEQTEITAFESITGKGAKAEYQGETYFVGNKKLLNENQITIPAVLQQQADQWGRASKTVVWFSDSKQALAVIAISDQIKQTSVQAIQELQAMGIQLYMLTGDNEATAKAIAEQTGIQQYKAEVLPQDKADFVKKLQQEGKVVAMVGDGINDSTALATADVSIAMGKGSDIAMDVAKMTIISSDLTKIPQAIRLSKQTVNTIKQNLFWAFIYNLIGIPIAAGILYSVNGFLLNPMIAGAAMALSSVSVVSNSLRLKWKK
- a CDS encoding heavy-metal-associated domain-containing protein, coding for MSHINNQFKTNLNCSSCVGKVTADLNEAVGEGQWTVDTSVNDKILTVKNDIVTAEEVVNIIKKKGFKAESLY
- a CDS encoding GlmU family protein; the protein is MNYILFDGEVRNALLPFTFTRPVADIRVGILTIREKWEKYLGYTTTTVTEEYLEAKYPMVEAAQNIMINSAFLPNEQLVELIQALQPNQAVAYQDDIVAFFTEEEQEEIDFDAYEILDFSESLIKIEHTWDIFQYNDVAIRQDYALLTEDRISESIPSTVQVLGREHVFIEEGAVLNFVTLNATTGPIYIGRNTEIMEGAIIRGPFALCEGAQVKMGAKIYGATTIGPECRVGGEVSNSVLFGYSNKGHDGFLGNSVLGEWCNLGADTNNSNLKNNYAPVKLWNYETNTTENTGLQFCGLMMGDHSKSGINTMFNTGTVVGVACSIFGGGFPKTFLPSFTWGGKDLDDVYDVDKAIKTMQIVMSRRHIEWTAVEENIIRHLAEENKLERFQAKLAY